A part of Lacinutrix sp. 5H-3-7-4 genomic DNA contains:
- the gldL gene encoding gliding motility protein GldL: MAQKGKITITNMIYGLGAAIVIVGALFKIQHWPYGSEILTLGMIVEALVFTYSAFERQSADLDWSLVYPELAGGAVTKRAKKLEEPKDAEGLLSKKLDNLLKDAKIDGELMASLGNSIKNFEGAAKGISPTVDAMAAQKKYGEEMSLAAAQMESLNSLYKVQMEAASRQASINEESVENAAKLKEQMQSLASNLSSLNGVYGGMLTAMNKN; the protein is encoded by the coding sequence ATGGCACAAAAAGGCAAAATCACAATCACAAACATGATCTACGGATTAGGAGCAGCAATCGTAATCGTAGGAGCATTATTTAAAATACAACACTGGCCTTATGGATCAGAAATTTTAACATTAGGTATGATTGTAGAGGCATTAGTATTTACTTACTCTGCATTCGAGAGACAATCAGCAGACTTAGATTGGTCTTTAGTTTATCCAGAACTAGCTGGAGGAGCAGTAACTAAAAGAGCTAAAAAATTAGAAGAACCAAAAGATGCAGAAGGATTATTATCTAAAAAATTAGATAACTTATTAAAAGATGCAAAAATCGATGGTGAATTAATGGCTAGTTTAGGAAACAGTATTAAAAACTTTGAAGGAGCTGCAAAAGGAATTTCTCCTACAGTAGACGCTATGGCTGCACAAAAGAAGTATGGAGAAGAAATGTCTCTTGCTGCTGCACAAATGGAATCTTTAAACAGCTTATACAAAGTACAAATGGAAGCTGCAAGCCGTCAAGCTTCAATTAATGAAGAGTCTGTAGAAAATGCTGCTAAATTAAAAGAGCAAATGCAATCATTAGCATCTAACTTATCTTCTTTAAATGGAGTATATGGTGGTATGTTAACTGCAATGAACAAAAACTAA
- the gldM gene encoding gliding motility protein GldM produces MAGGKASARQKMINLMYLVFIAMMAMNMSKEVLSAFGLMDAKFEESNEVATEKNSALLADLETKAEEKKEEFAVPFNKATQVNAVSDKFFKYIGSLKADILREGNYSVDPETGKLPFEAMDKTDILDEMWFTGDRETKKGQEVIAKIEQYKADIKNILGTDVKYQKAIERLEKRFSTEEVKTKEGVTKSWLNYNFQGFPAIASFTKLTAMQNDVKMTEANMFNLFLGNSLDEAVSLKKYQAIVLADKSAFFAGEKFQGKVVLGKYANVTPTKLTVQGKEINVAEAVDSTGAAKLDFTVGNVGEQEIKGTFTFLEDGKPLEIPIVGNYVVVPRPNSATISADKMNVVYRGVSNPMTISFAGVPDNKVNASGAGLSKAGKAGKYKMVPTTGKEVTINVSATLDDGSRASDKKTFRIKDIPKPSGQIAGQTGTAKLPRNNVEIGKIGAVLEDFDFDLPLTVTGFKIKVEGQPSISVSGSRMNGQAKAAIRKAKRGSSIQVFDIKSKSSGPRIKPASPLVIELTN; encoded by the coding sequence ATGGCAGGAGGAAAAGCATCTGCAAGGCAGAAAATGATTAACTTGATGTATTTAGTATTCATCGCGATGATGGCTATGAATATGTCAAAAGAAGTACTATCGGCATTTGGATTAATGGACGCTAAGTTTGAAGAATCTAATGAAGTTGCTACAGAAAAAAATAGCGCTTTATTAGCAGATTTAGAAACAAAAGCTGAAGAGAAAAAAGAAGAATTTGCAGTACCTTTTAACAAAGCAACTCAAGTAAACGCAGTTTCAGATAAATTTTTTAAATATATTGGTTCATTAAAGGCAGATATACTTAGAGAAGGAAATTATTCTGTAGATCCAGAAACTGGAAAATTACCTTTCGAAGCAATGGATAAAACAGATATCCTTGATGAAATGTGGTTTACAGGAGATCGTGAAACTAAAAAAGGTCAAGAAGTTATTGCTAAGATTGAGCAATACAAAGCAGATATCAAAAACATTCTTGGAACAGACGTAAAATATCAAAAAGCTATTGAGCGTTTAGAAAAGCGTTTTTCTACGGAAGAGGTTAAAACTAAAGAAGGCGTAACAAAAAGTTGGTTAAATTATAACTTTCAAGGTTTCCCAGCTATTGCATCTTTTACAAAGTTAACAGCTATGCAAAACGATGTAAAGATGACAGAGGCTAACATGTTCAACCTATTTTTAGGAAACAGTTTAGATGAAGCAGTATCTTTAAAAAAGTATCAAGCAATTGTATTAGCAGATAAATCTGCATTCTTTGCAGGAGAAAAATTTCAAGGTAAAGTTGTATTAGGTAAATATGCTAATGTAACTCCAACTAAATTAACTGTTCAAGGTAAAGAAATTAACGTTGCAGAAGCTGTAGATTCTACAGGAGCAGCTAAATTAGACTTCACTGTTGGAAATGTTGGTGAGCAGGAAATTAAAGGTACTTTTACTTTTTTAGAAGATGGTAAACCTTTAGAAATTCCTATCGTTGGAAACTATGTAGTTGTACCAAGACCAAACTCTGCTACAATATCTGCAGATAAAATGAATGTTGTTTATCGTGGTGTATCTAACCCAATGACTATTTCTTTTGCTGGTGTTCCAGATAATAAAGTAAATGCAAGTGGTGCTGGATTATCTAAGGCAGGAAAAGCAGGTAAATACAAAATGGTTCCAACAACAGGAAAAGAAGTTACAATTAATGTTTCTGCTACTTTAGACGATGGTTCTAGAGCTTCAGATAAAAAGACATTTAGAATTAAAGATATTCCTAAGCCTTCTGGTCAAATTGCAGGTCAAACAGGTACAGCTAAATTACCAAGAAATAACGTAGAGATTGGTAAAATTGGGGCGGTATTAGAAGATTTCGATTTCGATTTACCATTAACAGTTACAGGATTTAAAATTAAAGTAGAAGGTCAGCCAAGTATTTCTGTTTCAGGTAGCAGAATGAATGGTCAAGCTAAAGCGGCAATTCGTAAAGCAAAAAGAGGATCTTCAATTCAAGTATTCGATATAAAATCAAAGTCAAGTGGGCCTAGAATTAAGCCAGCTTCACCATTAGTTATAGAGTTAACTAACTAA
- the gldN gene encoding gliding motility protein GldN, translating into MNYKSLLAIVCGVLITSNAFAQANILNAKSPDEIGVRTEEQKALDNDKPLEYGYVDDRDIMFAKMTWEKVILDERVNFPLYYPVDTNNIGSNRRSLYDVLTKAIVDGEIETVYNDSYFTGKRTQKELADITTKIDTLDIGYDQFNAEGRVDAEYITTRQISSFDISAYLIKGLWYFDKRQGELKYRLLGIAPAAPDVNFIDSDDEANKEPNPLFWIFYPDARNVLHEAKSFNSKNSAIPFSFDHILNARRFNSVITREENVYGDRKVEEYIPENALMQLLESDRIKDKIRNFELDMWSY; encoded by the coding sequence ATGAACTATAAATCTTTATTAGCAATCGTATGTGGTGTATTAATCACTTCTAATGCTTTTGCTCAAGCTAATATCTTAAATGCTAAATCTCCAGATGAGATTGGTGTTAGAACTGAAGAACAAAAGGCTTTAGATAACGATAAGCCGTTAGAATACGGTTATGTTGATGATAGAGATATCATGTTCGCTAAAATGACTTGGGAAAAAGTAATTTTAGACGAGCGTGTAAACTTCCCATTATACTATCCTGTAGATACTAATAATATTGGAAGTAACAGACGTTCATTATACGATGTATTAACTAAGGCTATTGTAGATGGTGAAATTGAAACTGTTTATAATGATTCATACTTTACTGGAAAACGTACCCAAAAAGAATTGGCAGATATTACTACTAAAATAGATACTTTAGATATAGGATACGACCAATTCAATGCAGAAGGTAGAGTTGATGCAGAATACATTACAACAAGACAAATATCTTCTTTTGATATTAGTGCATACTTAATTAAAGGTTTATGGTATTTTGATAAGCGTCAAGGTGAATTAAAATATAGATTATTAGGTATTGCTCCGGCAGCACCAGATGTAAACTTTATTGATTCAGACGATGAAGCTAATAAAGAACCAAATCCTTTATTTTGGATATTTTATCCAGATGCTAGAAATGTATTGCATGAAGCAAAATCGTTTAACTCTAAAAACAGTGCGATTCCTTTTTCTTTCGATCATATATTAAACGCTCGTCGTTTTAATAGTGTAATCACCAGAGAAGAAAATGTATATGGAGACCGTAAAGTTGAAGAGTATATTCCAGAAAATGCTTTAATGCAATTACTAGAATCTGATCGAATTAAAGATAAAATTAGAAACTTTGAATTAGACATGTGGTCTTACTAA
- a CDS encoding FAD-binding oxidoreductase: protein MKVDYIIVGCGLAGIAFCEQLIANKKSFVVFDNSSQQSSTVAGGLYNPVTLKRFTPVWESKAQLALAIPMYNEIEKRLNKKFDYKISVRRRFTSLEEQNNWFARSDREDLTAYMSTTIHKNTNKNIDANFGFGEVLETGRIDTKYLILEYKNFLKSKNILKEMEFDYSLLKEEETVINYNSIEAQHVVFAEGYGLKQNPYFNQLPLIGSKGELVTIKAPELNLDFVLKSSVFIIPLGENIYRIGSTYERDNKDNTVTEKAKTELLTKLKTIINCEFEVINQVAGVRPTVKDRRPLVGTHKTFKRLHVLNGLGTRGVMIGPYVAKQLFQAIEFKKDLDPVININRFA, encoded by the coding sequence ATGAAAGTAGATTATATAATTGTTGGTTGTGGGTTGGCAGGCATTGCTTTTTGCGAGCAATTAATAGCAAATAAAAAATCATTTGTTGTTTTCGATAATAGTTCACAACAATCTTCAACTGTTGCTGGTGGTTTGTATAATCCGGTTACTTTAAAACGTTTTACACCTGTTTGGGAAAGTAAAGCGCAATTAGCTTTAGCTATTCCTATGTATAATGAAATTGAAAAACGATTAAATAAAAAATTCGACTATAAAATTTCAGTAAGAAGAAGGTTTACTTCCTTAGAAGAACAAAATAATTGGTTTGCGAGATCAGATAGAGAAGACCTAACGGCTTATATGTCTACAACCATTCATAAAAATACTAACAAAAATATAGATGCTAATTTTGGCTTTGGTGAAGTTTTAGAAACAGGAAGAATAGATACTAAGTATTTAATCTTAGAGTATAAAAATTTCTTGAAATCTAAAAATATACTTAAAGAAATGGAGTTTGATTATAGTCTTTTAAAAGAAGAGGAAACAGTTATTAATTATAACTCTATAGAAGCTCAACACGTTGTTTTTGCAGAAGGTTATGGCTTAAAGCAAAACCCTTATTTCAACCAATTACCGCTAATAGGAAGTAAAGGAGAACTTGTAACAATTAAGGCGCCAGAGTTAAATTTAGATTTTGTTTTAAAATCTAGTGTTTTTATAATCCCTTTAGGTGAAAATATTTACCGCATAGGTTCAACATATGAGAGAGATAATAAAGATAATACAGTTACAGAGAAAGCTAAAACAGAACTTTTAACAAAGCTCAAAACTATTATTAATTGTGAGTTTGAAGTTATAAATCAAGTAGCAGGAGTAAGACCAACAGTAAAAGATAGAAGGCCATTAGTAGGTACTCATAAAACATTTAAAAGGTTACATGTTTTAAATGGTTTAGGTACACGTGGAGTAATGATAGGGCCTTACGTTGCAAAGCAGCTTTTTCAAGCTATAGAATTTAAAAAAGATTTAGATCCGGTTATAAATATTAATCGTTTTGCTTAG
- a CDS encoding DUF983 domain-containing protein has translation MFKKGSKLYGIFTGTCPKCHEESMYKNKNPYAVMQLFEMHERCSHCNTKYKIEPSFFYGSMYVSYGVGIAFAVAAFVISYVFLSSSLNVALIAIVTSQILLYPIIVRLSRNIWINIFMSYDKTLANKNTTKQND, from the coding sequence ATGTTTAAAAAAGGGTCTAAACTTTATGGAATTTTTACTGGTACGTGCCCAAAATGTCACGAAGAGTCAATGTACAAAAATAAAAACCCTTATGCTGTAATGCAATTGTTTGAAATGCACGAGAGATGCAGCCACTGTAATACAAAATATAAAATAGAACCATCATTTTTTTATGGCTCTATGTATGTTAGTTACGGTGTTGGTATTGCTTTTGCTGTTGCTGCGTTTGTAATAAGTTATGTTTTTTTAAGTAGCTCTTTAAATGTTGCTTTAATTGCAATTGTAACTTCTCAAATACTATTATATCCAATTATTGTAAGATTATCTCGTAACATCTGGATTAATATTTTTATGAGTTATGATAAAACGCTTGCTAATAAAAATACAACTAAGCAAAACGATTAA